DNA from Solanum stenotomum isolate F172 chromosome 3, ASM1918654v1, whole genome shotgun sequence:
GCAAAacatgacttttcatttttgtaATCTTTTTGGTTGAGGGAGAATTTGGAAAGTATCATAATCAATCAAATGATGGAAAATGTATGGTGTCCACCAATTAGAGATAGAAGGACAAGTGGGATGAATAAGGTCCACTAAATAGGAAAAACgtcttaattaattacttagttTCATTATGTTCCAAGTTAAATCCTTATAAGTACTCAAAATTTAGGTTGACTATTAGCAATAAGTATGAGAATATAAGCACTAGTGGCTCTTTCTGATAACCCCAATTATTCTACCAACTAAAAGAGTTCATTTTCTTGTGACAATAGCTTCACAACTTCTTTGAGTGCTTAGttctaattttttaaagtaacgtgttcgaaattaataatttatacgtatttaataaattttaaagataaatagaaaGTTTGAATTAAAGTTATTGAGTTCGATCGATTCCATAGATGTGCTCCTAGCTCTGCCCCAACGCACTAATAATGTGAAAGATTTGCAAACTTTAGCCTTTAATAGTAGTGGTGGGCACATCTCACGATAAATACTGACTtattatatcaaattttttGGTACCATAACTTTGGAATTATACcaaaatatatagttatatatataattcatataatATTACTATAATACTATGAAAAGATAAGTTAGGattaatagaaaattaattattcaaatgTTTAAACGTAAGTTAATTTATCTTAATTGAAATATCACTTTTGTGTaactaattaacaaataatttttttagtgcAATATGCAAAGTGGTCTGTTTGATGGGAAATTTCATGGAAGCTCACTTACTACATATATGGATTTGATTAGATACCCAAGAAATCTTGGTGTCTGTAGAAACTCAAGGAAAAAGGGACACTGGCTTTTGTATACTGATGACTATGAATGAAACTAAAAGGAAAGTCAGTGAAAATAGCCCTCAACTAATAACATTCCACATGCACTTgctaccttttttttctttctttctttttattcgGTGTTTGATATTCACAATGAAATCGATTATTTTGAATTCATATCGCATAGGATTTCATTCGGAGGAAAATAATCTTTATTAAAGTTTTTCTCATATTCAGAACTTAAATCTAAGACATCTAGTTAAGGAAAGGAACAATCTCATGCACTACACCATATTCTTTGATGGTTATGTTGTTTCTACCGTACTACAACCTTCTTGAAGATTTGATGACGTAGTTGTTtataaacttatttttatttttataatttttttatgtaagagATTTTATCTTTTGCAGGTAAGAGATCTGAAAataatattactttttatttaaattatattgagTGGTCATAAAAAGTTTATTTTCAAGCactattcctttattttttttagaaaaagggtttgatatacccctcaattttgttatttagagcTAATATATTATTCGTTATAAAAGTGATTCACATATACTCCTAACCATTataaaagtgactcatatatatgtCTGCTCTCATGCCATTTTTCTCTATGCCAATGAGAATATGACATTTTTATCTTGGCAATTTACgcttttttcaattaaaaagaGACTACTTCTCTACTTACCCCATTATGTGGAAGATTTAAAAATTAGGCCCTTCATGTTTTGGGATTGTTTTCTTCCAATCACTAGTAAACAAAGCTACAATGATACTCGATATATGAAGTGTACCACTTATGCTTAATTTAACTGtccaaataaaaatcatttttctgtAATTGAAAActattaataacttttttttaattcttaattaaataatttatagacatacaaaaaattaagaagCCTTTCTAgaccataaattttaattaaacggtacaataaaaattaagatGGAGAGACAGAGAAGAATTTTAACttaattcatgttcatcaaATAACCAAATAAATCAACTAACATCTGATTCAAACCAattttttatgttccattttaatACTTACATTAGAATCTCACTAAATTTAAATTCGGAGCCCCGAAAAATTAGCATTACTATCGGTCTATCACAGGCCACTTTgcacattttttccaaaatatacTTAATGGAAGCTTTTGCAGTGATGCTAATTAAGGACGTTGAATGAACGGACtacccaaaaaaaagaagagaaggaaaataATGGTTTCCTTTTTCTGAATAAAACAAAGAATTTTGGTGAAGGAATAAAACAGAAATAAACAAAAGGGAAGGATGATTTCTGAATAAAGATGCAAATAATTGTGTTTCTAGAGAAACAAATTAAGCAAGCTCTTTGATTTCtattttctaataataaaagcacaaaaagaaaaaaacaaagagaaatgaATAATTATAAGGGCCCGTTTGGTATGATTTGAAATAGTATTGATGTGAAGTTAAATTCTGTTTGAATATGtaatttagaatttttaatttgtattattttcaataaatatgaaaacCTCATAttttgtgaaaactataaaaaacaaatcaagTATTATACTATCTTTTCAagtaatcataattcataaataaggtATTAAAATACGATGATGCGCCACATTAATACATTGCATGTATCCATGTTTctttatgaataaatatttgtgatttcatgttattACGTGATTTCAAACGTACATAGTTTTacaaaaaatcactaatttaaaaaaaatcaataatagtAGTCTAgttattttttagtataatCTTTCCACATGGTACAAACTATCTATTTATATTGAATATggatattttaataaaaatataaatttattagtcaagttttacattttaaaaagaattaaaatcacaattttGCAATTTGAAATTCTACTTCttgaacaattttaaatttaaaagttattctCGAACAaaggatacaatataaattcaaaataatcaaaCTTCAATACAAATACGATCTTTTcggtgaaaaaggaaaaaaaggagtTCCATATCTTTTTTTAGAGATTATTATTGTCTGGTTGGATCCAACTTTGTCAGGTGCTAAAGGTTTGGCATCACTGTAATCATATGACCCACAAATCACTATACAATCATCCACATACACTACTTTTTTCTGGTCCTCACCACAGACTTGAGTCTTTGGGAAGAACTTAAAAAGTAAATGTtatcttaataaaaattaataaataaaatatattgttttatttaataaatattttttataaatgaaacTCGTTAAGAAGATGGAACATAAtagtataaattttttaaaaatattttaagacgAATTATGTAATTATTAAAGCTAATAATCAGAAGCTACAACAACCAATAAAcctaaagaaaattaaaattgatgtgGGAAGAATAGGTAGcttatacctttttttttgtttattttgttcatCTGATTTTAGCTTGTTATGGAgtataaaaagatttttttaattttgtgttcttaagttattaagttaaaaatatataaaatgtactaAGATATCCTTTAATATGTGGTTTTGAGCATGCCATGTGAAAGTTATAATTAGAAAATTATCAAAAGGGgaaaatcattattttaaaattgattaaaaaggaatataagataaacaaattaaaacaaatgaagatctttaatttaaaatcacaaaattcaattcaaaagtcttcattaaattttaaaattatatgtcaAGTTAAATCAAAtaactaatttatattaaaatggaaaaagtaTGAATTgaatctaattcaattttattttaaaaattaattaattgatttttaaaaagtaaaaaatatcacGTAAATTGTAGCGAACGAGTACCAAGCAACAACAACCaataaaactaaagaaaaattagaaagagtAAGATTACTTTTAGAAAATAAACAAAGCTTCATGCTTAAGCTTGGCACGACAACACACAAGacaaaaaaagggaaagaaagatATATGAGGATTTTTCTGGCCCAGTCTAAGAAGTTCGGTGTAGTTTGTATGCTATTATACTATGGGATTTATCTAGTGTGTATAAAATGTTCAATGCATAGTGTTCATCCGAATAGCAAAGGCCGTAACAGAAATTATAGCAGTTGCAGATTATTCTGAggctccaatttttttttatatataaagaagCTAAAACCTACACAAAATTCATTTGCTCAATCTAATTTAGATTTACACACATAAAATCTATTTAACATGTTTTTATATTACAAATTTCCTCATCAAACATAGTTTGAATTGAGACTAAGTTcaatattatatgatatttcaTCTCTTAAGTGAAATATACTAATTTCAGAATTATATTTTCAGGACTAAGCactcaaaataattttgttCATAAACCAAACGATTTTTACATGTTACATAACAAGGacatgaatataatatttgattgtCAACTTCAAATAGTAAAACGTCTTAATTCTTATCTAACAAAGTCTCCATATGTTAAATTATATTCCATTTTTTCTAGATATCTAATAAAAGTCTGATAAACATCGCAATTCTCAAGATGAGAAGACATATTCGAAGGttccattttccaaatcaaTCTTCAATCAAAGGTGGAAGTAGTTTTCCAAATCATTTTCGTGTTGAGAATAATAATACGGttgatattatattaaaaatagttattccGTATAGATGATCACCttattaaatcaagaaaacattaattgattttttttttcatattatcctTACAATTAATTCTTTTGGAAAGTGTTCATACTTATTTGTAAAGTTCCAAAGAAGTTCTTAAGGGGTGAATTAGTAAAACCATCTTATTATTTATGATTACTTGACATGCgtggaaaaagaaaagtgatcaactaatatgaaacggagagagtactgcatattaaaatagtaatttaattGAGATTAACTTCCTCGTAATATCCCGATTGACTTTTTCACTtctagaaagaaagaaaatgaacttttgatattccttaaaattaataaaaattcattaattaaGAAAAGCTTTACCTTGCTTGCAAGAAATCTTATATTGATTGGGTAGTTGATGACCAAATATTAGTATCATTAATGTACAAATCACAGTAATTAACATAAGCCTCCCGACATTCTAATCTGCAATCATCAATGACATTCTTTTGGTTGTTCACATTGATTATTTGATTATTAACTCTCTCCTTTccttattactccctccgttcatttttacttgtcacttatttctaaaataaattttcagttttacttgtcacttttgatataaaaaaaaacaataattttttcccATGTTTTATCCTTACcattaaaaacttatttttcaagacatcATTTAGTAGGAGATAGTTTTGATAAAATGACTATATCaattctattattttgtaaattgagagaactatttttattaagatAAATAACTAATATGAGACGAAGAAAGTACTGAACTGTTATTTACCgtatatcaaatttaattaatggaTTTTTATAGGCAAAGCTCCATAGATTGTGGAAGGGAAAACGGTAAGCTAAGTACATCGGCTTGGGATACGTTCACATGGACGGTTATATGTCGTAAGGTCCGGACAGATACACCTGTTATATACATAGATTTATACCTAATTCGAATCGACAATTTTGCCTACTCTCAAATTCATGCTTGAATTTAAGACTTCATGTGTGTATGTATAAGCATACAGCTTTAACTAATACGAATTTAGAAATTGATCTTTATGAATTCTGCATTTTAGAATAGCGATAactgaattttgaattcaatttatACGTTAGAGGTTAGTAGAGTTGAACGTTTGATATAAGATTGGATGGAAGTCTTTTTCACGTGGTAGAATTACTTAAACACAATTGATCACCACATAAAATGTGTAACCTCCATATATGCCATTATTATAAGGTCCACAACAACTTGCATAAATATTAGGGAAAAAAAGTCttaaatataatcaaaattgCTGTAACAATTCAAAACTTTGGGTAGGACAAAGTTTGaaattgttacaacaatttcgatcaaaattCGGATATATTCCGAACTATTTTCCCTAAATATTACGTCTAGTAACacccttttttttcctttcttgctctCACGATCATGAATTGTGCCCTACAcagattattaatttatgttttgcTTGGCAATGAGGGTACTATCTGAAAGTTAGACAATTCAATCCCTTCGAGAAACTACattaattttctaaattctTTCCTGAGAAGAAAGCAAGCAAGCAAATACTGACAATCAAGAGGAAGTTGCTTGGATGATAAACATCCTTCACTTCCAACTTTTGacaagagggagttgctcggatgatAAACATCGTTCATTTTCAACCTTAAGGCTATAAGTTCGAGTCGAGAGCAAAGATGAGAGCTCCTGCGAGgggtttggaaaaaaaaatcaagcaaaATAGCAAATACAGATAGATTTAAATAAGTTTCAAGATTATTATTAAAtggaattaagaaataatttatactAGTACGAAAATTTCATTTATAATTCATCAACTGGGATAAGGACAAAGCTTATCCAGATATTTACAGACAATCGATTCATGATCTAATCATCATTTACTCTCTAATTTAATCAATCTAAATCCTTACATGATCACTCCAAAACCAGCAAATCAACTACgtaatcataattaataaggagcttaattaattaatcacgTATTCACATCACAATGGCATTACATTCCGACTCGTTCCGTTCGTGTTAGCGAAAAATCCGACTAGATCTTGCCTGTACGGTAAGTATGTTTTCCTTTTCTCGCCGCCTCCGTTCTTCACGTAATGCATCGCCGGATAACCATCAGCCACTGGAATTCCCTTTGATTTTGCGGTAACTTTTGGTGCATTATCAATCGTCGTCTTCTCTGCTTTGTTTTCCTTCTTTCTGAACGAAGGAGTCAAAAAGACGAAAGTATCCTTACCGTCGCTATTGCTCCGGTAGAGGAGGTCACGAAACTTCCAGCGTTTTGAGGAGCCTGTGGAGCTGCTCTTCTTACAACTTCCGGCAGATTTTTCCTCCGGTTTAGGCCTCCACGTGCAGTACGTTCCCTCTGGAATCCCTTCCAGATCATCGGCTTCCGATGACGAGCACGAGAAGTTAGCTTCTCGCTCTTCTTCCATGAAAAGCTTCCGTAACGGAAGCCTAATTGATTTCGGTCCAGCAGAAGAAATCTCCTCCGACGTCGAATTCGAATTAGATCTACCATTCATGAAATCCGACAATAAATCCCTATTGAAAAGCGGGTAAATTGGACGGATCTGTCCATTATAGAAGATTTCATCAGCCGCAACAGGTGAAATTTCAGACTGTTTTACAAATGAAAACTCaaattcatcttcatcttcatttcCTTGTTCCTCCTCTTTCTCATTCAATCTTCCTCCACTCTCAAAACAACTCAAACCTCCATCATCATCAACAAAAAATTCCTCATCTGTTCCATTTTCAGCCCGGAACTCTTGCACAACTCTATCAGCAATTTCTGCCAAATTCTTATTAGAGTAACTATTGAAACTCGGAGACTGTGATGACTCCCACCTCGCCTGCATTTCTCCAACAAACTCACTGATTcccaaacacaaaaatatagagagagagcGTTTGTTTGTTAGTTTGGTATAAAAGGTGGAAAGTGCGGGCGTCGGTTTGAGATTATAAAGGCTACTAATTCGAAACGGGAAATCAAATGGGAAAAGGGATATGATTAGGTGTGGGAAGGTGTACAATAAGTTGTTGAGCTTTTATACATCGTATATACCAAATAATCGGTGGAAAATTGGAATTATTGACTTTAGACTTTTTAGGTGTCAACGTATAATGTAGCTACTTCGtctatatcaaaaataaatattttatcttatagtattaaatgattatattagTACTCATAgtgattaaatattaaattttaaatataattagtaAAATGAATTGAATAGAATATGCTTTTAATTAAGTAATCGGGCCAAATAATATGAAACGAAGTAAGTAATATATGTGTACACACTTTGAACAGATCTTTGCTTGGTTTATACGTAATATAATCTAAAGTCCACACGTAAGAGGGAATACTTTTGTTTGTGTGGTGTTGTAGAAATTGGCTGCGCTGTTGTCTGTGGTTTCTTTTCTACGTGATTTAAATAAATGTGAGTTGGCTgtgtttctttgttttattattcaaaaaaagaaGGTGGTTGTTTAAATTATCATCCTTattggtattttatttttattttttcatttttagaatTCTGGATTTCGTCTGTTTGAAAAGTTTTTAGGTTGTTGGGatagtcaaaaaaaaatttgttaagagtgtttaaaatttgaagaaataaataaaaataatatttggttTATTATCAATTAACCTAGCATTGTGTCATGAGTGatctcaatatatatttttatattaaagtaaAGAAAATTGAGTAATTCGCTTTTAGTAGTGAAAATACATGGGCTACTCTATACTATGAATTATTGCACGAGTGATGatctatatattataaaaacataaaaagtttATCGATTAggtatatattataaataaatattatgaaaatcaatcacattaaaaaaaaaacataatatcaattttaaagtttgaatttaaggTTATAGCTTTAAATTTGTTGATATTTTCAACATCTCAAACGCACCTCACCTCCATGATCACCATCTCCGCCCCCTTACACTTCATTTTCACCCCACGTCCCAACCCTTGTTATGCATCCTCATCTTTTGAAGTATTTGTCTAgattatgtataaataattttagactaatataatatatattgttatgtactgaacacaaaaaaaaactaagtaaaaaactcacttattttctagaaaatatttaCCTTCCTACCGAACACACCCTAATATtactattaataatatttagattatttttacttgttatcACGGAGGAATTAATTAGCATTTCTTGTTCActtacaaaaaatttaaaaaaatgataatgttaaatttcttatttataaaaatgaagattttttatctgtaaaactaaagatttattgtaaaaataatacttataaATTTTCAAAGAAAAGTTTTAACTTACCAACAAAATGAATTTTCCCATTATCAAAGATAAGTTATcttgatttattattattattttaaatattttttgctttttgttttttatttgtgtatgtGTGTGTTTTCTCACTTTTTagatttctttaatttaattgtcTATAAAAAACTTGTATATTTATGAggctaaaaaatttaattcaaattcttgaattaaagTATTTATATACTATTTAACGTGAAATACACATGTAACATCGTGTTCAAGAACTAGTGATATTGGGATGTATCATGCATATTGGGATGTTTCCGAATGACTCAAATTTTAGGGAATTTTTGTAAATTAGAAAAGAGTATGAATATGATTTAATTTACTTCTTatactatgagatttatgtaagtttaataaagtttcagcccaaaaataataaagttttttATTGGACTGAGATTTTGAGCCCAAATATTGAGCCCATCTCAGTTGCTAATTGATTTTGCAAAGTAAAGAAATGGAGGAAACTATTGTCGCACAAAATTGAACCCAAGACATTGAGATAAATTTTCGAACCCCTTGACTACCGAGTTAACCTCTTTACATGTGGTGAGagggttcattttaatatatatactcataaaattataatttaaccttatatatacaatataattttccaGCAAAGGAAATTCGGGTGAACCCCTCACCTCCATGTAGATCCGCCCCTGAtggtattattttatttttttttggatttagtTTGTTTGATAAGTTTTTAGTTTGTTGGGATagtcaaaaaatttatttagtgtttaaaatttaaagaagtaaaagaaattaatagttGGTTCATTAGCAACTAACCTAGTCATTCTAACACTAAttatctcaatatatatatatgtttattaaaaataagaaaattgagaaattaacttcttctttttttcggTGGCTTCGTTTTTAGTAGGGAAATACAAGTGATTTAGATTATACAGTACCACATGCTATTGTGAGGCTAGTTTCCCATATGGTATGTGTTGTAAACACGGCTGGCTAAAGTGTTGGGCGTGAGGGTAACCCACAAAGAGGCCCAAAAATTAGATAGTCCAATACTAGTTTTTCTTGGGATCCAGGTTGAGCATAGTTTAAATGGTTGTATCTGTGGTTTTAGAGGATTATGCATTTTGGTGAAGAAACCGTTTGTCTATCTCATCTTCTTTCTAAATTCTAAACTTCTCATCTCATTCTTATCTCTATCCTTTAGTTACTTGTAGTTTCAATATTTTCATTGTAATACAGCTGAGAGTTGTAATTATTATTCTAAAGTTGTAATCATGTTCTGTTCTTATTAATATAGTAATCAATTCGGATTTGTTTCAATGTGAACACTAGTGTGCCAACAACGGGATGGGACAAAAGTGTGTCAAAAATAATGATTACATAGGAAGCAGGTCAGGGTGAGAAAGAAGCTAGTCTTCTACTTCAAGGGTGTACTTTTACCAAGGATCAATATGACAAGATCTTGTAGATATTGGAgcatgaaaaatcaaatatcgAAGAGGTTGATGTCAATTCAGTCAATGTTGCAGGTAAATCTTTCTTAGTGTCAGAAAACACTAAAATATGGATAAATGACACCAGAGAAACAAATCATATGATTTTTAATCGGAATATGTTGACAAAAGGGACTGTAATTTAAACCATATACCTAAGGAGGTTCATCTTCCGTTCAAGTACGACTTACTTTCTGTAAGCAAAGTGACCAGAGAGTTCGTCTGCTCAGTCAATTCCCCCCCGCTTTTGTATTTAATCGGAGCTTTATAGTGGGAAGGTGAAGGAAGTTGGTAAAGAGGAAGGAGGGCTATACCTAATGCTACAACTATTGACTAAGGAAGAAGGAAATGATTCATTctgtgttttttctttttttcttagaaAGATAAAGTTGTATTCCTCAGCAATGAGGGTATGCTggcaacaataaaaaaaattacaaaacagGCAATCATAATTATAGGTACACTAGGAAATCTACTAACGGTTCTACCTCATCTATACCCTCTTTTGTTGAAGAGAGTGTGTTTGACTAAGGTTTATAAGTCCGTCAAAAGACGCACTTCATATTTTTTCCTTGTACATTTTTACTCAAACTTTTACCTAAAGAAGATGTCATGGTCACATGAACCTTTGATTTTTTAGCATCAAACGCAGAAAAGAGAGAGCGAGAAAAAAAAGCATGTAATCAATCTTCATTCACTAACTAACTACAAGATGATGTTGGAGctacattttaaatataaagctagttatttttaaaaaataaaaataaataaataaaactagttattttattattaataatataaaaaaaatttataaaaagaaaacaccCACATCAGACAGCCTAACAAACAAAACAGAAGAACAAAGATAAGTTGATAAACAGAACACACACACTAAGCTAAACATTCCGCATGAACATCAACATCAGGGTCAGTGATGAACCAAATAGGAGCTGGTAGAATCCTCAGTATCTTGTCGAGATCAATGGGATAGTAACACGATGAAAAGCTTCCTTcttcataatcataaatggCCAAATCATGACCTCCACATTGTTGGGTTTTGggtctttttccctttttatgtggataaataaaagtccaAGATTTCCTTCCTTTCCTTTGCGGATAAATTTAGTCCAAATTTGACTAGCCACTTTGCCCATAAGCCCAATCTTATGGTGTATATATGTAAGACTTTCTTTTAGGTCTTATTTGAAAGAATCACAAGAGATTGAGAGCAGCCAtatagagagaaaagtgagaaaGTGCAGATTTTCGCACAAGCCTTGGCAATCAATTTCAAATTGCAATTCCACTTCGTTTCTTATCCGATTGAGCTGATTTTTGGACAGCTTGTTCCTTTCAACTTAATATTTGATTGGGAACTGAGAGAGGGTGATTTGGAGTCATGTAGCTCTAGATTTTAGCTCGTGAACAGTAGTTGCGGGTTTGGTGTTTTTGCTTTTATTTCTCTAATTTTTGGTGTTATCTTGTAGTTGCGTTGCTCATTGTTTGGCACTTTGTTGGTGGCTATTTTGGAGAACACTTTTGTAACTCTTGTTGATTATAGTGGAGCTTTGGCCTTGTGGTTTTTACTCTTCACACCAAAGAAGGTTTTCCACGTTAAACTTTGGTGTCTCGTGTTGATCATAAATACCCAAATCATGACCTCCACACTTGAGCTTCTCCCTGTGCCTGTAAGCCCAGGTCAGATTATCTGTAAAGTAAACAGAATTGGGCTTCAATTCAGGAAATTCGGTGGTTGACAGAGCAAAAGTAGTATTGGAGCCAATGAAGAATGCACGATTGCCAAGGCTACTGTTGTATTGAAGC
Protein-coding regions in this window:
- the LOC125860721 gene encoding uncharacterized protein LOC125860721, with translation MQARWESSQSPSFNSYSNKNLAEIADRVVQEFRAENGTDEEFFVDDDGGLSCFESGGRLNEKEEEQGNEDEDEFEFSFVKQSEISPVAADEIFYNGQIRPIYPLFNRDLLSDFMNGRSNSNSTSEEISSAGPKSIRLPLRKLFMEEEREANFSCSSSEADDLEGIPEGTYCTWRPKPEEKSAGSCKKSSSTGSSKRWKFRDLLYRSNSDGKDTFVFLTPSFRKKENKAEKTTIDNAPKVTAKSKGIPVADGYPAMHYVKNGGGEKRKTYLPYRQDLVGFFANTNGTSRNVMPL